The Salvelinus fontinalis isolate EN_2023a chromosome 7, ASM2944872v1, whole genome shotgun sequence genomic sequence gtaaaaaaacaaatctAAAGAAACCTGGGTTGACTCACTGTCTGGCAAAAGCATTGAAGTGCAAAATTAGCATGGGAATGCTGCAAGAGGGCATGTGCAGAATCTAATCATCGCCATACCACCCTAACTAGTTTCAAATTGACATTTCTATTGGCTAACATGGTTGAGGATGGCCAATATGTTACGCTAACATGGTTGAGGATGGTCAAGTTGTTACGCTAACATGGTTGAGGATGGTCAATATATTACGCTAACATGATTGAGGATGGCCAATATGTTACGCTAACATGATTGAGGATGGCCAATATGTTACGCTAACATGATTGAGGATGGCCAAGTTGTTACGCTAACATGGTTGAGGATGGCCAAGTTGTTACGCTAACATGGTTGAGGCTGGCCAATGTTACGCTAACATGATTGAGGATGGCCAATATGTTACGCTAACATGATTGAGGATGGCCAATATGTTACGCTAACATGGTTGAGGATGGCCGATATGTTACGCTAACATGGTTGAGGATGGTTAATATGTTACTCTAACATGATTGAGAATGGTTAATATGTTACGCTAACATGGTTGAGGATGGCCAATATGTTACGCTAACATGGCTGAGGATGGCCAATATGTTACGCTAACATGGTTGAGGATGGTTAATATGTTACGCTAACATGGTTGAGGATGGTTAATATGTTACGCTAACATGGTTGAGGATGGTTATATTGTTCATAATCAGATTTTGTTTGAGAACTCCAGACAGGAGTATGATTGTTGTCCCTGCTAACTGGACCAGTATATTTGTAAAGTCATATGTGCAATGATAATGCGTTACCATCTCTGGGTGAGCCAGCCAGCAGGCCAGCCAGCCTAAGTAGTTACCTTGACCGACGATGATAGCCTCTTTGGTTGGAGCCAGACAGTATAAAAGATGTCTCATTGTGAGTGTCCCTCTTGGACTTCACCTCTGTACATACACGTACAGAGGGACTATCTAGCACCGTGGTCAACAGTCAAGTTTCCAGAAGATGATCTGCTTGTCTTCGCCACCTGTGATCACCGTGCTACACTGCTCGTTCATCCACATCGCTGTGACTGCACCTGGTCAAGGCCGAAGAAAAATTAAAGATTAAGAGCAATTTGTTCTGCGCATGTATACACGAGGGACCGTTTGAATGATGTGTACTGGTATTCATTTATGCCGTTTCATTTGTGTTTTGACATTTTAGTGATGATGTTTGGTGTACCTGAATGTCCAGGGATCCTGGTGGTCACTTTGTTGCTTAGCAGGTCCAGGACCTGGAGGTGTCCGGACTGACCGCCCGACAGGACCGTGTTCCCGTCCCAGCAGAAACACCTGTCCCCAGGGACATGGTAACAGTCAGGCAAGGGTCATTATATTTGTGTAGATGCACATTATGAGCCAGAGACGAATGAGGATACAGGCATAGTAACCTGTTCCATTCTGGCCCGTCGCCTCTGTTCACAAATCCAGGGTTGGATAGGTGTAAGAAATATGGCAGAAGCTCCACTCAGCTAATTAAAGGGATTCATGAGGCTATCACCATATTGCTTTACCCGGTAAGTTCCTTCCAGATCTTTCTGAGCAGGGACTAAAGGAAGTTGCCATGGACTGAAATGGAACTGGGACAGCGTGGGCGTGGCCTTACCGCTGCTCCTCATCAGCTTGCACAGATGAGATCATCATGCCTGTCTGGACGTCGATTACCTTCAGACACGAGTCCTCTCCTACACTCAAGATGTGTCTGCTGTCtgtgaaaataaataaaagcctTTGATAAGTTGGCTCAGTCATGTTTTGTGTATATTATGCAGAGATAGCAAAGGTGTAGAGTGAAAGTGAGTAATTATAAACCCCATTGACAATAACCAGCAGACATCATCATTCATTGTATTACTCTAGTACAGTTATTCCCAAACTGTGGGTAGAGTCCTCAATGATAAGGATTAAACTACCAGTAAACATTTGTTAAATGCTCCCATGTATAGTCCATACTGGGACTGAGGGACGTATTAGTTAGTATTACATGCGTACCAGGACTAAAGGCCATATCGTGGATCTTTCCTGAATGACAGTGGACTTGATGGAGTTGTACTGAGCTACTGGTATCCCAAATGGTGGCAGTTCCATCCTTAGTCCCTGACACCAACAAAGTACCCGCTGGGTTTAGGTTAATAGTGTTCACCTGGAAATGGAGAAAACATAGGTTAGGGTAAGGCTGTTGGACAGAAAGACTCAAACAGATCGCAAACAGTAAAGTCATTTCTGAGAGACACGTTAGCATCATGTGAGGTGATAGGCAGGCCCTTACCCCCGCTTCGTGTTCAAACTCTGCCAGCAACTCGAATTGGCATCTCTTATTATTCGCAATATCGACAGAGTCACATTGCCAAACCTTCAATAGAAATATTAACATTCATACAGGCCTATTATATTGTCAAACAGCTGAATTAGAAATGAATTAAGCAATATAAAGATCCTTTGAAAAAAGGCTATCATTTTACACCCATGGTGTTCATCATCATGATGTGTCCCTAACCTTGACTGTAGAGTCCCAGGATGCAGTGTAAAGCTGGTTGTCCTTCCAGCACATCTTACTGATGGCATCATCATGGCCCATCAACGTGTCCTGACGCCTGCCAAATGGTATCGAGTAGAAATACCTGGGGAGGAAGAACACTGGGTGTGAATGGATGTGATGAAATAGTAATGTTGTGCTGACTGGAATAGGCCATGTTGTGATGAATAATGTTAAGATAATGGTCAAGTGATGAACTGAAAATGCTCACACATTATTGTCCCACGAGGAGCAGACTACGGCCTTATCCTCTGGTAGCATCAAGCACGACGATAATGCCTGCAGGAATAAAATGCAGAATACCAAGTCATACTTTCATCTCATAATAATGGAAATGGTTTCACAGTAAAGGGGGCGAGAGGGGATAACATTCTGCTCAGTACCATGTTGGAGAAGGACATGCTTCTCTGCAATCCATTAGACTCTCTGGAGAACATCTTCAGTGTCGAGTCTGGAGGAGACAAGTA encodes the following:
- the nsmaf gene encoding protein FAN isoform X2 → MLCLQNGRYDNADRMFNSIGETWKNCLEGATDFKELIPDFYGNDPSFLLNCLSLDLGKKQGGSSVQDVVLPPWAADASDFLQKSQKALESQYVSEHLHEWIDLVFGFKQKGSEAVAAHNVFHPLTYEGGIDCDSIEDPNEKIAMLIQILEFGQTPTQLFTTPHPQRITPRFQSISRTPSVNTPLNELSPASTSEDSSFEDLTEETRRLAWNNIAKLKLMSTHKIHKEAVTGIAVTRTASSVFTTSQDSTLKMFSRESNGLQRSMSFSNMALSSCLMLPEDKAVVCSSWDNNVYFYSIPFGRRQDTLMGHDDAISKMCWKDNQLYTASWDSTVKVWQCDSVDIANNKRCQFELLAEFEHEAGVNTINLNPAGTLLVSGTKDGTATIWDTSSSVQLHQVHCHSGKIHDMAFSPDSRHILSVGEDSCLKVIDVQTGMMISSVQADEEQRCFCWDGNTVLSGGQSGHLQVLDLLSNKVTTRIPGHSGAVTAMWMNEQCSTVITGGEDKQIIFWKLDC